Proteins encoded within one genomic window of Nitrospina gracilis 3/211:
- a CDS encoding YajQ family cyclic di-GMP-binding protein encodes MAKSCSFDIVSEVDLSEVRNAVNQAMMEIRQRFDFKNSKSNVELEEKENRLVLVSDDEIKLKSVVDILQGKLIKRKVPIKALDYGKVEAAAGDTVRQYVVLQQGIPQDKGKEIVKFIKGLKVKVQGQVMDDQVRVTGKSRDDLQEVIAELKAKDFDIAMSFTNYR; translated from the coding sequence ATGGCCAAATCCTGTTCGTTTGATATTGTGTCCGAAGTGGACCTGAGTGAAGTGCGCAACGCCGTCAACCAGGCGATGATGGAAATCCGCCAGCGGTTCGATTTCAAAAACAGCAAGAGCAACGTAGAGCTGGAAGAAAAAGAAAATCGGCTGGTGTTGGTCTCCGACGATGAGATCAAGCTGAAGTCCGTCGTCGACATCCTGCAGGGCAAGCTGATCAAGCGCAAGGTGCCGATCAAGGCGCTCGACTACGGCAAGGTGGAAGCGGCGGCAGGCGACACCGTGCGCCAGTACGTTGTCCTGCAACAGGGCATCCCGCAGGACAAGGGTAAGGAGATCGTCAAGTTCATCAAAGGTCTCAAGGTGAAGGTGCAGGGACAGGTGATGGACGATCAGGTGCGCGTGACGGGCAAGAGCCGCGACGACCTGCAGGAAGTGATCGCAGAGCTCAAGGCGAAGGATTTCGACATCGCCATGTCATTCACCAATTACCGGTGA